The following is a genomic window from Strongyloides ratti genome assembly S_ratti_ED321, chromosome : 1.
ATTTTTCCTTCTTCtgatatattttcttaaacaTCCAAATACTGATAATTCCATGGCAAATAATATAGGTTCTGAGGTAAAACAAGCACCATGAAATTTGACAATATTTTCATGTTCAAACACTCTCATAGATTTTACCTCTAATATAGCTTCTGTTActatttcaatatatttatcaacattttttgtttttggaATTTTTACAGCAACAAGTGTATTTGATTGActgttatttatttttatattagcCTTCCAAATATCACCAAATGTACCTTGgcctatttttttaattaatgttaaattacttttattaatttccCATGATTGTTGTGGTATTGGATTTTGAAGGATAACTTTAAATTCATTATGTATTGGAATTTTATTTGTCATTAATCTATTAACTAATTCTGATATTGAATTACTTTTATGttcaaaaagtattatttgattttctttattttcaaGAACAAAATGAATTCTCCTATTATTCCATTTACAtgataacattatttttttttctttagaaTTTGTTATATCAATACGAACTAAAAAACTTCCTGATGTTGAAAGGAGATCTTTGATGTCATCTTTTGTCATTATTCCATGAAACCATTCCTCTTTTTCAAGTTGTTGTAACATTTCTACAGATAAGTTTGGTGATGATATTAAAGGAATATTACCTAGTGTTTCATTTTGATTACcttctttttctttcaaTCGATTTACAGAAGATTTTTGTGACTttgttttttgaaaatttgcAGAAAATTCAACTTTAATATTCTCATCTgatttagaatttttttttaaaattatatttggCTTAGTCATTGTTGATATAGTCTGATGTTTTATATCAGTTACTCCAATTATtgttgtttttaattttgcattatcattttcaatttCAATGTTGTCATTTTTGTCAGGAGGTATATCTTCTGCTTGTGTTGCAGCAGGATCAATTGATTTATTTcctacttttttttgtctttttaaattaaaacatacactttcttttttttcatattggGTTCTATCTAATCTAGatgcattttttttctttgggCCTTTTTTGTTATCAGTTTTAATTGGTGTATTTACTACCTCCACGTCCATTCTCACACTATTTTTACCACTATATTTactcatatttttaaagttacagttgtaaaaatagaaaaatgaatattaaattaatttgttattttttatttttataaattcttaatttgaatatcttttcttttataattaaattttttttttatataataatgtatattaaaaaatatagtaaagtaatattttttcttaaaattaatcaatcagaaaaatttttaaattaattaacgtaccattcataaattttaattgaaaattaatttaaaatatataacaactttgaaaatattttgattaaaaagttttcaatacttttgtattttttaagtGAATGTTgcttaataatttttgaaaaaaaaataaaacattctACATTGTAAAGTAGAAtcttttctataaatatcattttgtttatttttgaggtagaattttttttttttctaaagtTATTGTACTTGACAAATTAATTACATTTCAAGAATGTCctttgaaaattaatataaacttttatttattaatcatatgggcattaaaaaatattaataaatcaaatataatatttgtcAATGTTAATGacattttaacataaaagaaaatttaccCATTctatttatcataatttattttatatttttaaaaattttgacatCTTTGCTGATAAATGATAAAGCAATATTAGAAACTAGATTATAGTatgatttaattaatattattttaaatgtttcaatttataatttgatcaatttttttcttgaaGTTTATTTTGATTCCTACTTTTAagtatttgtaaaaattactCTTTTTAACTTTCTAATATTTGGATTAAACTTGAAATACTTTATTTCTCAACTATAAgcaagatttaaaaaaaatttctggAAGAAGTGCCCAAAAATATTCAGAAAAGTGATACTGATTTGTATAAGCATGGAATGAACAACTTTGAACCTTttgacaaaatattttttatttaatgataatactATTGAAACAGAATAgcaatttttagttttagtTATCTGTAACACTgaactttaaataattaaatatctcttaaaaatgatgagaagaatttttaaaactaatttaatttaactttGATAATATAAGAAGTGAAAAAATAcacttattaatttatttttacaaaatataccaaataaaattatatacttttaaattttaaactataaaaatgaattttttttatccaacttttagtaaaatatatttttaatatttatatgttaaaataaaccATCTCGTTTATtgaagtaaaatattttttataaaactaccattttaatttaaatagtttATCTTAATTTATAAGACAAGTTCAATGaaacaagaaaaaaatttaataaagaaaaattcaaataatattgacTGTTGTGTTTTacgtttttaaaaatatttttttttgtttaaaattataaattatgatgtagaaaatatttgttcaaaaattaattattgatGTTTAATGTGatggaaaaattaaatttctaGAATTgtataa
Proteins encoded in this region:
- a CDS encoding Tyrosine-protein kinase Fps85D, which encodes MSKYSGKNSVRMDVEVVNTPIKTDNKKGPKKKNASRLDRTQYEKKESVCFNLKRQKKVGNKSIDPAATQAEDIPPDKNDNIEIENDNAKLKTTIIGVTDIKHQTISTMTKPNIILKKNSKSDENIKVEFSANFQKTKSQKSSVNRLKEKEGNQNETLGNIPLISSPNLSVEMLQQLEKEEWFHGIMTKDDIKDLLSTSGSFLVRIDITNSKEKKIMLSCKWNNRRIHFVLENKENQIILFEHKSNSISELVNRLMTNKIPIHNEFKVILQNPIPQQSWEINKSNLTLIKKIGQGTFGDIWKANIKINNSQSNTLVAVKIPKTKNVDKYIEIVTEAILEVKSMRVFEHENIVKFHGACFTSEPILFAMELSVFGCLRKYIRRRKNISDKDLLKFAIDASLGISHVHSKYGIHRDIATRNCLLFPNKVVKLADFGQAIILKEGEKEFKLDSKDSLLPLRWLSAETLKHSIFSYKTDVYSFGILLWELFHNCKEPFESLTMVDVISGVRRGLKPKSLPTVPPEIVDLIENKCLQLSPDKRPPISEVTNIMKTIYNKMLKK